tagaatatggagctctctggtagtcataatagaatatggagctctgatagtcataatagaatatggagctctctggtagtcataatagaatatggagctctgatagtcataatagaatatggagctctctggtagtcataatagaatatggagctctctggtagtcataatagaatatggagctctggtagtcataatagaatatggaggtCTCTGGTAGTCATTATATAATATGGAGGTCTCTGgtagtcattatagaatatggagctctctaatagtcataatagaatatggagctctctgatagtcattatagaatatggagatctctgatagtcataatagaatatggagctctctgatagtcattatagaatatggagctctctgaatagaatatggagctctctggtagtcataatagaatatggaggtctctggtagtcattatagaatatggagtTCTCtgaatagaatatggagctctctggtagtcattatagaatatgagctctctggtagtcattatagaatatggagctctgatagtcattatagaatatggagctctctgatagtcattatagaatatggagctctgatagtcattatagaatatggagctctctggtagtcataatagaatatggagctctctggtagtcattatagaatatggagctctctggtagtcataatagaatatggagctctggtagtcattatagaatatggagctctctggtagtcattatagaatatggagctctctggtagtcattatagaatatggagctctctggtagtcataatagaatatggagctctctgatagtcattatagaatatggagctctctgataatagaatatggagctctggtagtcattatagaatatggagctctctggtagtcataatagaatatggagctctctggtagtcataatagaatatggagctctctggtagtcataatagaatatggagctctctgataatagaatatggagatCTATGATAATAGAACATGGAGCTCTGATAgacataatagaatatggagctctctgataatataatatggagctctctgatagtcattatagaatgtggagctctgatagtcataatagaatatggagctctctggtagtcataatagaatatggagctctgatagtcataatagaatatggagctctctggtagtcataatagaatatggagctctgatagtcataatagaatatggagctctctggtagtcataatagaatatggagctctgatagtcataatagaatatggagctctctggtagtcataatagaatatggagctctgatagtcataatagaatatggagctctctggtagtcataatagaatatggagctctctggtagtcataatagaatatggagctctgatagtcataatagaatatggagctctctgttagtcataatagaatatggagctctgatagtcataatagaatatggagctctctggtagtcataatagaatatggagctctctggtagtcattgtagaatatggagctctctgaatagaatatggagctctctggtagtcataatagaatatggaggtctctggtagtcattatagaatatggagtTCTCtgaatagaatatggagctctctggtagtcattatagaatatgagctctctggtagtcattatagaatatggagctctgatagtcattatagaatatggagctctctgatagtcattatagaatatggagctctgatagtcattatagaatatggagctctctggtagtcataatagaatatggagctctctggtagtcattatagaatatggagctctctggtagtcataatagaatatggagctctggtagtcattatagaatatggagctctctggtagtcattatagaatatggagctctctggtagtcattatagaatatggagctctctggtagtcataatagaatatggagctctctgatagtcattatagaatatggagctctctgataatagaatatggagctctggtagtcattatagaatatggagctctctggtagtcataatagaatatggagctctctggtagtcataatagaatatggagctctctgataatagaatatggagatCTATGATAATAGAACatggagctctgatagtcataatagaatatggagctctctgataatataatatggagctctctgatagtcgtaatagaatatggagcgctctggtagtcataatagatatggagctctctgatagtcataatagaatatggagctctgatagtcataatagaatatggagctctctgataatataatatggagctctctgatactcgtaatagaatatggagcgctctggtagtcataatagatatggagctctctgatagtcataatagaatatggagctctgatagtcataatagaatatggagctctctgataatataatatggagctctctgatactcgtaatagaatatggagcgctctggtagtcataatagataTGGAGCTCTCTGTTAGTCATAATAGGATATGgagctctggtagtcataatagatatggagctctctgatagtcataatagGATATGGAGCTCTGATTCGTACTAAAAATTCATAACTAATCAATCAACACATTATTTTCTTTGTAAAAGTGTTAATATATTATTTAATAGACAAAAAATAAACATTCCCTCAACTGCgtttcctccctccagacagcaGCTGGCGATATGTGTCTTTCAGGCGATGTTTCtagtgtgacgtataatctagtggacggaacgcttctCCAACAACTGCAGCCACCTCGGTAGCTCGCTAGACAACAAAGTCGGAACGTTCAAGTTCTTTAGACTATTTCCTGGTTTATTTGCCACTATGTTTTACACGTACTTTTGTGGAAACAACTAGCTACCCCATTTAATTTCACATTGACGTTGTTGTCAGTCGGCTGGTTTAGTTAGCACTAGTttagctaacatccccgaccatgagtTTACTAAAATACTCTCTTCCTGCTGAAGaagaggtctgctggacggagaaagatgctcccgtgaaagaggaggaggaagaggaggctgttacaatacaaaaacaagtagagtgTGAGGCTGTTACCGTGAAAGAAGAAGTTAAGGGCGAGGCTGTTACGGCGAAAGAAGAGGAAGGCGCGTTCAAAGTGAAAGAGGAGGAAAACGAGGAGGTTACTgtcacagtgaaagaagaggattACGATTttggagtggaggaggaagatAAGGATATTACTGTCACATTGGAGgaggaagaagcagaagaagagaagactGGAGATCTGATTAACTCCAGTAAGTACTATCTTAAACAGGGacacaaactctgcagttgttgaactaatgtgtgatTTTTAAAAGGACACTACACTTGGTTATGTTTTTCTGTATCGTAGGAATTGTTAAAGACGTCCTCAGgtgattttttaaaacttttactgTTGAAAAGCGATATATAAATACACTAAAGAACAACATAGTGTGTGATTTTTTTAAAGACACAACTGCAAATTTCAAGGAGTTTGATGGGAAGACACCAGCTAGAACTCCAGGCAGCGTTCTGCATATTCTCCCGACAGATTTCAGCCGGCGACTGGCTCATGTGAACTACAATCAAGAAGCGTGTGTTACAACCTGGCCTCAGAAGGGGAGGGGTTAGCTCACATGCTAAGTCGTTGCAAACTAGCTAAAAAAAAGAGTAGTAAGTAGTTcaaaagtagctaattagctaaaaatgcTGAAGTTATCCGTGTTGAGAttcgaactcgcaacctttgggttgctagaggTTCGTGTTATACGCTCACTCACCCACACCAGTCAACCACCATACCTTCATTTTTGCCTTAaataaccatctgtcttatgtaaccaaacATCATACTAATTTCAGTGTCCTGGATGTAAATGTACTATGTTTAGTCTGAGACAAGCCGTGTGTGTTTTAGAAAGTCAATCATTACTTGCGATACAGCTTTTGAAACAGCGTGAAAGAATCCTTCAACTTAAAAATATACTTtgtgtagcagttacagatccatacagctatggagcctccatcctactaaactacactgtagtagttatagatccatacagctatggagcctccatcctactaaactacactgtagtagttatagatccatacagctatggagcctccatcctactaaactacactgtagtagttatagacccatacagctatggagcctccatcctactaaactacactgtagtagttatagatccatacagctatggagcctccatcctactaaactacactgtagcagttacagatccatacagcttccatcctactaaactacactgtagcagttacagatccatacagcctccatcctactaaactacactgtagtagttacagatccatacagcctccatcctactaaactacactgtagcagttacagatccatacatctatggagcctccatcctactaaactacactgtagcagttacagatccatacatctatggagcctccatcctactaaactacactgtagcagttacagacccatacagccaTGGAACCTCCAtcttactaaactacactgtagtagttacagacccatacagctaCGGAGCCTCCATCCTTCTGAACTACACtttagtagttacagatccacaCAGCTtcggagcctccatcctactaaactacactgtagtagttacagattgATACAGcttccatcctactaaactacactgtagtagtaacagatccatacagcctccatcctactaaactacactgtagtagttacagatcgaTACAGcttccatcctactaaactacactgtagtagtaacagatccatacagcttccatcctactaaactacactgtagtagttacagacccatacagcctccatcctactaaactacactgtagtagttacagatccatacagctatggagcctccatcctactaaactacactgtagtagttatagatccatacagctatggagcctccatcctactaaactacactgtagtagttacagacccatacagctatggagcctccatcctactaaactacactgtagtagttatagatccatacagctatggagcctccatcctactaaactacactgtagcagttacagatccatacagctatggagcctccatcctactaaactacactgtagtagttacagatccatacagctatggagcctccatcctactaaactacactgtagcagttatagatccatacagctatggagcctccatcctactaaactacactgtagcagttacagatccatacagcttccatcctactaaactacactgtagcagttacagatccatacagcctccatcctactaaactacactgtagcagttacagatccatacagcctccatcctactaaactacactgtagtagttacagatccatacagcctccatcctactaaactacactgtagcagttacagatccatacatctatggagcctccatcctactaaactacactgtagcagttacagatccatacatctatggagcctccatcctactaaactacactgtagcagttacagacccatacagccaTGGAACCTCCAtcttactaaactacactgtagtagttacagacccatacagctaCGGAGCCTCCATCCTTCTGAACTACACtttagtagttacagatccacaCAGCTtcggagcctccatcctactaaactacactgtagtagttacagattgATACAGcttccatcctactaaactacactgtagtagtaacagatccatacagcctccatcctactaaactacactgtagtagttacagatcgaTACAGcttccatcctactaaactacactgtagtagtaacagatccatacagcttccatcctactaaactacactgtagtagttacagacccatacagcctccatcctactaaactacactgtagtagttacagatccatacagctatggagcctccatcctactaaactacactgtagcagttacagatccatacagcttccatcctactaaactacactgtagcagttacagacccatacagcctccatcctactaaactacactgtagcagttacagatccatacagcctccatcctactaaactacactgtagtagttacagacccatacagcctccatcctactaaactacactgtagcagttacagatccatacagctatggagcctccatcctactaaactacactgtagcagttacagatccatacagcctccatcctactaaactacacatcaatacatccagtcactacaacatcactacatccagtcactacaacatcactacatccagtcactacatccagtcactacaacatcactacatccagtcactacaacatcactacatccagtcactacatccagtcactacaacatcactacatccagtcactacatccagtcactacaacatcactacatccagtcactacaacatcactacatccagtcactacatccagtcactacaacatcactacatccagtcactacaacatcactacatccagtcactacaacatcactacaacatcactacatccagtcactacaacatcactacatccagtcactacaacatcaatacatccagtcactacaacatcactacatccagtcactgcaacatcactacatcatcactacatccagtcactacaacatcactacatccagtcactacaacatcactacatccagtcactacaacatcactacatccagtcactacaacatcaacacattcagtcactacaacatcactacatccagtcactgCAACATCAATACAttcagtcactacaacatcactacatccagtcactgCAACATCAATACAttcagtcactacaacatcactacatccagtcactgCAACATCAATACAttcagtcactacaacatcaatacatccagtcactacaacatcactacatccagtcactacaacatcaatacatccagtcactacaacatcactacatccagtcactacaacatcaatacatccagtcactacaacatcaatacattcagtcactacaacatcactacatccagtcactgCAACATCAATACATtaagtcactacaacatcactacatccagtcactgCAACATCAATACAttcagtcactacaacatcactacatccagtcactgCAACATCAATACAttcagtcactacaacatcaatacatccagtcactacaacatcactacatccagtcactacaacatcaatacatccagtcactacaacatcactacatccagtcactacaacatcaatacatccagtcactacaacatcaatacattcagtcactacaacatcactacatccagtcactgCAACATCAATACAttcagtcactacaacatcactacatccagtcactgCAACATCAATACATTCAGTCAATACAACATCACTACGAACAGTCACTGCAACATCAATACAttcagtcactacaacatcaatacattcagtcactacaacatcactacatccagtcactacaacatcactacatccagtcactacaacatcaatacatccagtcactacaacatcaatacatccagtcactacaacatcactacatccagtcactacaacatcactacgaccagtcactacatccagtcactacatccagtcactacaacatcactacatccagtcactacatccagtcactacaaccagtcactacaacatcaatacattcagtcactacaacatcactacatccagtcactgCAACATCAATACAttcagtcactacaacatcactacatccagtcactgCAACATCAATACAttcagtcactacaacatcactacatccagtcactgCAACATCAATACAttcagtcactacaacatcaatacattcagtcactacaacatcactacatccagtcactgCAACATCAATACAttcagtcactacaacatcactacatccagtcactacaacatcaatacatccagtcactacaacatcactacatccagtcactacaacatcaatacatccagtcactacaacatcactacgaccagtcactacatccagtcactacatccagtcactacaacatcaatacatccagtcaatACAACATCACTACGaacagtcactacaacatcactacatccagtcactgcaacatcaatacatccagtcactacaacatcactacatccagtcactacaataCCACTAGTGACTGGTTGTAGTGACTGGTCGTAGTGACTGGTTGTAGtgatgatgt
This sequence is a window from Oncorhynchus mykiss isolate Arlee chromosome 13, USDA_OmykA_1.1, whole genome shotgun sequence. Protein-coding genes within it:
- the LOC118938401 gene encoding cilia- and flagella-associated protein 251-like isoform X2; this translates as MSLLKYSLPAEEEVCWTEKDAPVKEEEEEEAVTIQKQVECEAVTVKEEVKGEAVTAKEEEGAFKVKEEENEEVTVTVKEEDYDFGVEEEDKDITVTLEEEEAEEEKTGDLINSNTTANFKEFDGKTPARTPGSVLHILPTDFSRRLAHVNYNQEACVTTWPQKGRG